The Spartobacteria bacterium sequence AGAATCTTCACTATGTCTGCACAGTTCGTGAGGGTCGTCAGCAACTGTTTTCGATCGACTCGCCCCCTTCAGTCGCTTAAGCCGTACTTTAGACGGGCACCTAAATCATATATCTGACCTGTTTTCCGGACACCGTTGACTGTATATCCCTCTATACCTGCTCTATACCTGAGCTTTAAAAGACGTCTAGTAATACGCGTTCTGTCACGTCATTGAGATTTTGCTGTGCCGCGTGCCATGCGTTTTCGAGCTCTTCGACAGGAACGTCAGATTGACTGCACAACCGGACGTAGCGAATATAATGAAGTGCCGCGTCTTGCAATTCAGGACTGCGTCCTATAACAACAGTGGCAATGCGCGCTTTTATCGCTTCGTAAAGGCCTTGCATCCACCATGTAGATTCCTGATTGCGAAGATCGGCAAGAGGCATATCATTGACTACCTCATACCCCGCATGGATGCTCATCAGTTCTCTTGGAATAATCAGCACTCGGCGTAATGCGTCGATATCATCCATGGTACACCCAATGGATATTCCTCGTAATCTGGACTGGGAGGCCAGCCATAACCCGAATGAGCGCTCGGCCGCGTCCAATGATGGAAAGCCAAAGAATGAGCAGGCCACCTGCTGTGGAGGTTCATCCAAAACGGCGTTTCGCTGACATAAATAGGCCTGCGTCCGCTCGGGCTGGTCTTCCAGCGACATCGCCCAGCGCATGAATTCTCCCGCAGCAGCACGTCCGATAAAAGTGGTCGGTTCATCTAGAAAACGGCACAAACTGATCTGGCAGCCAGCTTGAAGGGCTTCCAGCAGTTCTTCGCGCTGCGCAGCCTGCTGGTTTGGATTAACCCATACCCCTGCGCCGATGCACAGCCAGTCGGGTAATGTTGCGTCGATCACATCCCAGCGCAAGGGGTTTGCACATTGATACACATATCGGGTAAGAAGCAGTCTGGTCAACGCAATGGTGGCATCGCTGTGATCTGAGCGGCTCACATCCCGCAAGACGAGATACTGCGTTAATGCAAATTGATCAGCCCAGGTATTTGCCTGAATAAAGGGACGCGGACTGCTCTGGTCCGCATATTCCAGCTGAATACGCAATGGTTCACCTGCCGCAAAATAAACCGGTGTTCCGACAAAATGCTCGACCTGCCTCCATACGTCTTCAGCCCATAATCCCACCACAAGACTGTCCTCCGCTGTAGGACCTGACACAACGAAATGGCGTTCTGCACTGACCACTGACGCCCTTTTTTCTGCATCAGACCAGCACACCCCCGCTGGTAGCAAAAAACACGCAAGGGAAAGGATTCTGAAATCCCTTCTTAAGGAATGAATATAAGCCCTTATCAAAAGCCTTCTACTCCCCTTAAAAAAGGACGCGGGGGGCATGCATAGGGATAAGGAACTCATCTGTCTGGTCGAATAACACTGTCCAGAATCACTGTCACCGGTCCGTCGTTGGTCAGACGTACTTGCATATCGGCCTGAAATACACCGGTTTCCACTCGGTGACCCATCGCGCGCAACGCCGATACAAACGCAATATACAACGCATTCGCTTTTTCGGGTTGTGCCGCCGTAATATAGCTGGGACGATTTCCTTTTCTGCAGTCGGCGTATAGGGTGAACTGGCTGATGACCAGAAAATCACCGCCTGCTTGTTCGATGGAACAGTTCATCAGTCCTTTATCGTCCGGAAAAATGCGCAAACGCGATATCTTCCCTGCCAAATACATGACATCGGCTTCCGTATCCTCGGAACCCACACCGAGCAGTACCACGGCACCTCTACCGATACGCCCCGATTCGACTGAATCGGCCGTAACATGGGCCTCGGATACACGCTGAACAACCGCACGCATTACAGATCTTCTGTTCTCGCAATGCGCAGGGAACGCAAACGATTCAAAGCGGCGGCAATTTCATGGCGACGCGGACGCGCCAGATCGCCAAGCACTTCACGGGTTAAGCATTCCAGTCCTTCTGTACTCAGTTCGCGATCCATCAAATCAAGTAATTCCCGCATGGGACGTACCTGATCTAAATAACGGATTTTCAGGTACTGAAGAATCAGCCCCACAGCTTTGGTCTGACTTTTATCAGAAAGCTGGATAACTTTCGAGAGATCAATCTGCTGTTTTCCAAACTGCAATGATGTTTTGGAATCGACC is a genomic window containing:
- a CDS encoding D-tyrosyl-tRNA(Tyr) deacylase; translated protein: MRAVVQRVSEAHVTADSVESGRIGRGAVVLLGVGSEDTEADVMYLAGKISRLRIFPDDKGLMNCSIEQAGGDFLVISQFTLYADCRKGNRPSYITAAQPEKANALYIAFVSALRAMGHRVETGVFQADMQVRLTNDGPVTVILDSVIRPDR